The following coding sequences are from one Capsicum annuum cultivar UCD-10X-F1 chromosome 3, UCD10Xv1.1, whole genome shotgun sequence window:
- the LOC107861654 gene encoding DELLA protein GAI1-like (The RefSeq protein has 1 substitution compared to this genomic sequence), producing MKRDKTMPCDQRTFSGKGKMMKEEEQDGGGVDELLAVLGYKVKESDMAEVAQKLEQLERVMGNVQQDNLTFLASDTVHYNPSDLSTWIQSMISELNPQHPFTPNNHPSSLTPPPPQVYDDDSSFDSDLTAIPGKAVFPQIDGPLLNPQSKRFKPSTTEVSSSSSSSSSICIWGGGGGGLRPAELTRPVVLTDSQDNGVRLVHTLMACAEAIQQEEMKLADALLKQIAFLAVSQAGAMRKVAMYFAYALERKIYRLYPPSNPNDFAFTDLLEMHFYETCPYLKFAHFTANQAILEAFANKTKVHVIDFSMKQGMQWPALLQALALRPSGPPSFRLTGIGPPSHDNNSNNAEHLQEVGWRLGQLAESIKVEFEFRGFVANSMADLNASIFDIREGETVAVNSIFELHQLLARPGGIEKGLSVVKDLKPDIFTVVEQEANHNGPVFIDRFTESLHYYSTLFDSLEGGSVGGELGPVSDQDKLMSEVYLGRQICNLVSCEGVDRVERHETLAQWRRRFNTAGFEPVHLGSNAFKQASMLLALFAGGCGYRVEENNGCLMLGWHTRPLIATSAWKLNSVC from the coding sequence atgaagagagACAAAACGATGCCGTGTGATCAGCGAACATTTTCCGGTAAAGGGAAGATGATGaaggaagaagaacaagatggaGGAGGAGTTGATGAGCTGCTTGCTGTTTTGGGTTACAAAGTGAAGGAATCAGATATGGCTGAAGTTGCACAGAAACTTGAACAACTTGAACGTGTTATGGGTAATGTTCAACAAGACAATCTTACTTTTCTCGCTTCTGATACTGTTCATTATAATCCTTCAGATCTCTCTACTTGGATTCAATCTATGATTTCTGAACTCAACCCACAACACCCTTTTACCCCAAATAACCATCCGTCTTCACTCACGCCACCACCACCTCAGGTCTATGATGACGATTCCTCTTTCGATTCGGATCTAACTGCTATTCCAGGTAAAGCCgttttcccccaaattgatggtCCTTTATTGAACCCACAGAGCAAGAGATTCAAACCCAGTACGACAGAGGTGTCGTCGTCTTCGTCTTCGTCTTCAAGTATTTGTATctggggtggtggtggtggtggtttgcGGCCGGCTGAGTTAACTCGGCCGGTGGTGCTGACTGACTCGCAAGACAATGGTGTACGGCTCGTGCACACGTTAATGGCATGTGCGGAAGCTATTCAACAAGAGGAGATGAAATTAGCTGATGCTTTGTTGAAGCAAATTGCGTTCTTAGCTGTTTCACAAGCTGGGGCAATGAGGAAAGTTGCTATGTATTTTGCTTATGCTTTGGAGAGAAAAATTTACAGGTTGTACCCTCCGTCAAACCCTAATGATTTTGCTTTCACTGATCTCCTCGAAATGCACTTTTATGAGACTTGCCCTTACCTTAAATTTGCTCATTTCACTGCAAATCAAGCCATTCTTGAAGCTTTTGCGAACAAGACCAAAGTCCATGTAATTGATTTCAGTATGAAACAAGGTATGCAATGGCCTGCTCTGTTACAAGCCTTAGCATTGAGGCCCATTGGTCCACCGAGTTTCAGGTTAACTGGAATCGGTCCGCCATCGCATGATAACAATAGCAATAACGCGGAACATTTGCAAGAAGTTGGCTGGAGATTGGGTCAATTGGCAGAATCAATCAAAGTTGAATTCgaatttagaggctttgttgCAAACTCTATGGCTGATCTTAATGCCTCCATATTCGATATCCGTGAAGGGGAAACTGTTGCAGTGAATTCCATATTCGAATTGCATCAGTTGCTAGCTAGGCCTGGAGGCATAGAGAAGGGATTATCAGTTGTGAAGGACTTGAAACCTGATATATTCACTGTTGTTGAGCAAGAAGCGAATCACAACGGACCGGTTTTCATCGACCGGTTCACCGAGTCATTGCATTATTACTCGACCCTCTTCGACTCGCTGGAGGGGGGCTCGGTTGGTGGGGAATTAGGGCCGGTGAGCGACCAAGATAAGTTGATGTCGGAGGTGTATCTAGGGCGTCAAATCTGTAATTTGGTGTCGTGTGAGGGTGTAGACCGGGTTGAGAGGCACGAGACATTGGCTCAGTGGAGAAGGCGGTTTAACACCGCGGGTTTTGAGCCGGTTCATTTAGGTTCTAATGCATTTAAACAAGCCAGTATGTTGCTAGCTCTTTTCGCAGGTGGGTGTGGGTATAGGGTGGAAGAGAACAATGGTTGTTTGATGTTGGGTTGGCATACAAGACCCCTAATTGCCACCTCTGCTTGGAAACTCAACTCCGTTTGTTAG
- the LOC107864697 gene encoding E3 ubiquitin-protein ligase lubel-like, which translates to MNSRDVQIFNHDEETDSQLSFDINENEDDVKDDDDVIQLQQILFHTAQFHSVRSLESSSSNVAGKKIIELHYSFIYGSIEKLNSIREEGESSCMYCDICEDVFPSNTMIRGIDYPHLYYEECIQKHIAKKINDNIYEVKCPIANCKGAMDLEFLLPYVVFDRVVNANREAKVLTSPYIMDYPYEYCSGILIDDGKGYLIRACPNCWRIFCARCRDTWHWGITCEAYDHISSQMNFIVRRFEGFVVQHPQQEE; encoded by the coding sequence ATGAATTCAAGAGATGTTCAGATCTTCAATCACGATGAAGAAACTGATAGTCAGCTGAGTTTTGATATTAATGAAAATGAGGACGATGTTAAGGACGACGATGACGTTATACAGTTACAGCAAATTCTTTTTCATACTGCGCAATTTCACTCAGTCAGGAGCTTGGAATCAAGTTCTAGCAATGTTGCGGGTAAGAAAATTATTGAACTgcattattcttttatttatggaTCGATTGAAAAATTAAACAGTATTCGAGAAGAGGGggaatcctcatgtatgtactgcGACATATGTGAAGATGTGTTTCCTTCGAACACGATGATTCGGGGCATCGATTACCCACATTTATACTACGAAGAATGTATACAGAAGCACATTGCTAAAAAAATCAACGATAATATTTACGAAGTTAAGTGCCCTATTGCAAATTGTAAGGGAGCCATGGATCTTGAATTTTTGTTGCCTTATGTTGTTTTTGATCGTGTTGTAAATGCTAATCGAGAAGCTAAAGTTTTGACTTCACCCTATATTATGGATTACCCTTATGAATATTGCTCGGGAATATTGATTGATGATGGTAAGGGATATTTGAttagggcatgtcccaattgcTGGAGGATTTTCTGTGCGAGATGCAGAGATACTTGGCATTGGGGAATAACATGTGAAGCTTATGATCATATATCAAGTCAAATGAATTTTATTGTCCGACGATTTGAAGGATTTGTTGTTCAACATCCCCAACAAGAAGAATAA
- the LOC107861655 gene encoding FCS-Like Zinc finger 17: MGKSVAVGLKILINQKKICGRKKDVNNVLIMYSSRFNKVKPIFHTNPTESLSSEHDCCFLKYCFLCNKTLKLDKEVYMYKGDLGFCSVECRNRQIYLDEIKEIESCTKKMLQSFRRCGDDGRRCTETFALLEEYKQRRNPLAYSKKNIRPLFTLS; this comes from the exons ATGGGGAAATCAGTTGCAGTTGGGTTGAAGATTTTAATTAATCAGAAGAAGATTTGTGGACGGAAAAAAGatgttaataatgttttaattatgtatagttcaagattcaacaaaGTGAAACCCATCTTCCACACTAATCCTACTGAATCTCTTAGCAGTGAACATGATTGTTGCTTCCTCAAATATTGTTTCCTTTGCAACAAGACTTTGAAGCTCGACAAAGAAGTTTACATGTACAA GGGTGACTTGGGATTCTGCAGTGTGGAGTGTAGAAACAGGCagatttatttggatgaaattaaaGAGATTGAAAGCTGTACTAAGAAAATGTTGCAATCTTTTCGTCGATGTGGAGATGATGGTCGCCGTTGTACTGAAACTTTCGCTCTATTGGAGGAATATAAGCAACGGCGAAATCCCTTAGCATATTCTAAGAAAAATATTCGACCTTTATTCACACTATCATAA